From Xenopus tropicalis strain Nigerian chromosome 3, UCB_Xtro_10.0, whole genome shotgun sequence, the proteins below share one genomic window:
- the LOC108646289 gene encoding histone H4 → MSGRGKGGKGLGKGGAKRHRKVLRDNIQGITKPAIRRLARRGGVKRISGLIYEETRGVLKVFLENVIRDAVTYTEHAKRKTVTAMDVVYALKRQGRTLYGFGG, encoded by the coding sequence ATGTCTGGCAGAGGCAAGGGCGGTAAGGGCctggggaaaggaggcgccaagcgccacaggaaggtgctgcgggataacatccaggggatcaccaagcccgccatccgccgcctggcacgcagagggggagtcaagcgcatctccGGCCTCATttatgaggagactcggggggtgCTGAAAGTTTTCCTGGAGAACGTTATCCGGGACGCtgtcacctacaccgagcacgccaagaggaagactGTTACCGCTATGGATGTGGTGTAtgctctcaagcgccagggccgcactctctacggaTTCGGGGGTTAA
- the h1-3 gene encoding H1.3 linker histone, cluster member (The RefSeq protein has 1 substitution compared to this genomic sequence), protein MAEAAETAPAPPPAEPAAKKKKQSKKAAGATKSKKPSGPSVSELIVKAVSASKERSGVSLAALKKALAAGGYDVEKNNSRLKLALKGLVSKETLVQVKGSGASGSFKLNKKQLQSKEKAAPAAAKAKKPAAKKAAKSPKKPKKVSAAAKSPKKVVKKAAKAAKSPIKPKAAKAKKVAKSPAKKSVKPKAAKSPAKAKAAKPKVAKAKKAAPKKK, encoded by the coding sequence ATGGCTGAAGCAGCTGAGACGGCGCCTGCTCCTCCCCCGGCTGAACCCGCAGCCAAGAAGAAGAAACAGAGCAAGAAAGCAGCGGGGGCCACTAAATCCAAGAAGCCATCTGGGCCCAGTGTGTCCGAACTGATAGTCAAAGCCGTATCCGCTTCCAAGGAGCGCAGCGGGGTGTCCCTGGCAGCTCTGAAGAAGGCTCTGGCTGCAGGAGGTTACGATGTGGAGAAGAATAACAGCCGCCTCAAGCTGGCTCTCAAGGGCTTGGTCAGTAAGGAGACCCTTGTCCAAGTGAAAGGGAGCGGAGCCTCCGGGTCCTTCAAGCTCAACAAGAAGCAGCTGCAGAGTAAGGAGAAGGCGGCACCGGCAGCAGCCAAAGCCAAGAAACCGGCAACAAAGAAGGCAGCCAAGTCCCCGAAGAAGCCCAAGAAGGTGTCCGCAGCCGCCAAGAGCCCAAAGAAGGTGGTGAAGAAAGCAGCAAAGGCAGCGAAGAGCCCCATAAAGCCTAAAGCTGCCAAAGCCAAGAAAGTGGCCAAGAGCCCCGCAAAAAAGAGCGTGAAGCCCAAAGCTGCCAAAAGCCCCGCAAAGGCCAAAGCAGCCAAACCCAAAGTGGCTAAAGCAAAGAAAGCCGCCCCTAAGAAGAAATAA
- the LOC100495788 gene encoding histone H3 encodes MARTKQTARKSTGGKAPRKQLATKAARKSAPATGGVKKPHRYRPGTVALREIRRYQKSTELLIRKLPFQRLVREIAQDFKTDLRFQSSAVMALQEASEAYLVGLFEDTNLCAIHAKRVTIMPKDIQLARRIRGERA; translated from the coding sequence ATGGCCCGTACTAAACAGACCGCCCGCAAATCCACAGGCGGGAAGGCTCCCCGCAAGCAGTTGGCCACCAAGGCAGCCAGGAAGAGCGCCCCGGCCACTGGCGGAGTCAAGAAACCCCATCGTTACCGCCCAGGGACTGTGGCTCTCCGGGAAATCCGCCGCTACCAGAAATCCACTGAGTTGCTGATCCGCAAACTGCCTTTCCAGCGTCTGGTCCGGGAGATCGCCCAGGACTTCAAGACCGATCTGAGGTTCCAGAGCTCAGCCGTTATGGCTCTGCAGGAGGCCAGCGAGGCTTATCTGGTGGGGCTCTTTGAGGACACCAACCTGTGCGCCATCCACGCCAAGAGGGTCACCATCATGCCCAAGGATATCCAGCTGGCCCGCAGGATCCGAGGGGAGAGGGCTTAG